One window of the Dethiosulfovibrio russensis genome contains the following:
- a CDS encoding HAL/PAL/TAL family ammonia-lyase encodes MITEEIKKISWRQAPSISKVVLGGPISIEEVVAVAHHGAKVEFGEEYTERVNRCRAHVDRFSKEEKAIYGITTGLGENWNRFISQEDREIVQRNHVLSHSCSVGEPLEEECVRAMMFVMLQHFGSGHTGMSMAPLELLAGMLNAGVVPVVPGHGSVGYICYEAHIGSVLIGEGQAVYGGRRMKGSEALKASGLDPVVLSTKEGLTIVSGTTSVTAIGALGLYDSLMIAQTADVAGAMSLEVLKGTLMAMDPRIQEVRPHRHQGDTASNVRRLLEDSEIERTYRGHRVQDALSLRCIPQLHGAAKKILTDGLETVSVELNSSVDNPLIFDTEDGGEALMGCNADGSYVGMACDCAIIALTGLAKMSERRLDRTVNHHVSELPAFLNANPGFNNGLMIPQYAAAGLLGEMKTLSHPSTVDNGFTCANQEDYTSMGANAAIKLYRGASLAKYILSIEILNACQAQDFYDIAPSPATKAVHDRVRQEVPKVEQDTFMSPLMEAIARMVKDGEILSAAESVTGPLEF; translated from the coding sequence TTGATCACTGAAGAGATAAAAAAAATAAGCTGGCGTCAGGCTCCCTCCATATCGAAGGTTGTGTTAGGAGGGCCGATCTCCATCGAGGAAGTGGTGGCGGTGGCCCATCACGGTGCCAAGGTGGAGTTCGGAGAGGAATATACAGAGAGGGTGAACCGTTGCAGGGCCCACGTGGATCGTTTCTCCAAAGAGGAGAAGGCCATCTACGGCATAACCACAGGGCTGGGTGAGAACTGGAACAGGTTCATATCCCAGGAGGACAGGGAGATAGTCCAGAGAAACCACGTCCTTTCCCATTCCTGCTCGGTGGGAGAGCCTCTGGAGGAAGAGTGCGTAAGAGCCATGATGTTCGTCATGCTCCAACACTTCGGTTCGGGACATACGGGAATGAGCATGGCCCCTCTTGAGCTTTTGGCCGGAATGCTCAACGCCGGAGTCGTTCCGGTGGTGCCAGGACACGGATCGGTCGGCTATATATGCTACGAGGCCCATATCGGCTCGGTCCTCATAGGAGAGGGACAGGCGGTGTACGGTGGGCGGAGGATGAAGGGATCGGAGGCCCTGAAGGCTTCGGGACTGGATCCGGTGGTGCTTTCCACCAAAGAAGGTCTGACCATAGTATCGGGGACCACCTCGGTGACCGCCATAGGGGCCCTCGGCCTATACGATTCCCTTATGATAGCCCAGACCGCCGACGTCGCAGGAGCCATGTCGCTGGAGGTCTTAAAGGGAACCCTGATGGCGATGGACCCACGGATTCAGGAGGTTCGGCCCCACAGACACCAGGGGGACACGGCCTCCAACGTCCGGCGGCTCCTTGAGGACAGCGAAATCGAGAGGACCTACCGAGGACATCGGGTCCAGGACGCCCTGTCCCTTCGGTGTATCCCTCAGCTACACGGTGCGGCAAAGAAAATACTCACAGACGGGCTTGAGACGGTGTCGGTTGAGCTTAACTCGTCGGTGGACAATCCCCTCATATTCGACACCGAAGACGGAGGCGAGGCCCTTATGGGATGCAACGCCGACGGATCTTACGTGGGAATGGCCTGCGACTGCGCAATAATAGCCCTTACAGGCCTCGCCAAAATGTCCGAGAGGCGACTGGACAGGACGGTGAACCACCACGTCAGCGAGCTTCCCGCCTTTTTGAACGCAAACCCCGGCTTCAACAACGGCCTGATGATACCTCAGTACGCCGCCGCAGGGCTTTTAGGGGAGATGAAAACCTTAAGCCACCCTTCCACGGTGGACAACGGCTTCACCTGCGCCAATCAGGAGGACTATACCAGCATGGGAGCCAACGCGGCGATCAAGCTCTACAGAGGGGCCTCTTTGGCGAAGTACATACTCTCGATTGAGATCCTGAACGCCTGTCAGGCCCAGGATTTTTACGACATAGCCCCCTCCCCCGCCACTAAGGCGGTCCACGACAGGGTAAGGCAGGAGGTCCCAAAGGTGGAACAGGACACCTTTATGTCTCCCCTCATGGAGGCCATAGCGAGGATGGTGAAAGACGGCGAGATCCTCTCCGCCGCCGAGTCGGTGACAGGACCTCTGGAGTTTTAA
- a CDS encoding carbon starvation CstA family protein — MNFAFMFIVSAVVFVIGYRVYGSFMAKVYDLNDDNKTPAECMFDGIDYCPAHPAVLLGHHFASIAGAGPITGPIVAASMFGWLPTLLWCIVGSTFLGGPHDMGALVSSMRHDGKSVGEVVERWIGHKGKVLFLWFTILALILVVAVFLVLSANTFAADPIVAFVGCLYICMAVISGMLIYKFHAPLWMVTVVMLAIVAVACVKGSDSQAIVEMFKLPNTTWNYILGFYILAASVLPVWLLLQPRDYLASYFLYFAVIIGAIGMLLGSKFDSGAIPMMKSGVDYFGIKGQPMWPMMFVIVACGAISGFHSLVGSGTTSKQLRKETDAVVVGYGSMLMEGLVACIAIGTLMVAGSIVKGGPVVTFAEGFGKFASLVGIDPVLGTRLGAIAINSFLLTSLDTATRLARYQIQELSGMKINKYVATIIAVVAALALVMVKTHDAAGNPIPAWKAIWPIFGAANQMVAALALLSIGVWVVRGLKKNANFLMAPFWFMLVTTMMALFILIKGWLGLAQPNYLLAGVASILFLLALLLVVEAFKALKSE; from the coding sequence ATGAATTTTGCGTTTATGTTTATAGTGTCAGCTGTTGTGTTTGTAATCGGTTACAGAGTTTACGGGTCTTTCATGGCCAAGGTCTACGACCTTAACGACGATAACAAGACTCCTGCGGAGTGCATGTTCGACGGTATCGACTATTGTCCGGCCCATCCGGCGGTCCTTCTGGGACACCACTTCGCCTCAATCGCAGGTGCCGGTCCCATAACCGGCCCCATCGTCGCGGCTTCCATGTTCGGATGGCTTCCTACCCTCCTGTGGTGTATCGTAGGATCCACCTTCCTCGGTGGACCTCACGATATGGGAGCGTTGGTCTCCTCCATGCGCCACGACGGTAAGTCGGTTGGAGAGGTCGTCGAGCGCTGGATAGGCCATAAGGGGAAGGTTCTCTTCCTTTGGTTCACCATACTGGCCCTCATCCTGGTCGTAGCGGTTTTCTTGGTTCTCTCGGCTAACACCTTCGCAGCCGACCCCATAGTCGCCTTCGTCGGATGTCTCTATATCTGCATGGCCGTTATTTCCGGTATGCTCATCTATAAGTTCCACGCTCCTCTTTGGATGGTGACTGTGGTCATGCTGGCTATCGTCGCGGTGGCCTGTGTGAAGGGCTCTGACAGTCAGGCCATAGTGGAGATGTTCAAGCTCCCCAATACGACCTGGAACTACATTCTCGGTTTCTATATCCTGGCCGCCTCGGTTCTGCCGGTTTGGCTTCTGCTCCAGCCCAGAGACTATCTTGCGTCATACTTTCTGTATTTCGCGGTTATAATAGGCGCCATCGGTATGCTTTTGGGCAGCAAGTTCGACAGCGGAGCGATCCCGATGATGAAGTCCGGCGTCGATTACTTCGGCATAAAGGGACAGCCCATGTGGCCCATGATGTTCGTCATAGTGGCCTGTGGGGCCATCTCCGGTTTCCACTCTCTGGTCGGAAGCGGAACCACCTCCAAACAGCTTCGTAAGGAGACCGACGCCGTCGTGGTGGGATACGGCTCCATGCTTATGGAGGGCCTCGTAGCCTGTATCGCCATCGGTACCCTTATGGTAGCCGGTTCCATAGTGAAGGGTGGACCGGTGGTCACCTTCGCCGAGGGTTTCGGTAAGTTCGCCTCTTTGGTGGGGATTGATCCGGTTCTTGGAACCCGTCTCGGTGCTATCGCTATTAACAGTTTCCTGCTTACCTCTCTGGATACGGCAACCCGACTGGCCCGTTATCAGATCCAGGAGCTTTCCGGGATGAAGATCAACAAGTATGTCGCCACCATAATAGCTGTGGTTGCGGCCCTGGCCCTCGTGATGGTCAAGACCCATGATGCGGCAGGCAACCCCATTCCGGCCTGGAAGGCTATATGGCCCATCTTCGGAGCGGCTAACCAGATGGTCGCAGCTCTGGCCCTGCTCTCCATCGGCGTCTGGGTGGTAAGAGGACTGAAGAAGAACGCCAATTTCCTTATGGCCCCCTTCTGGTTCATGCTTGTCACCACCATGATGGCCCTATTCATCCTCATCAAGGGATGGCTTGGATTGGCACAGCCCAACTATCTCCTTGCCGGGGTGGCGTCGATACTCTTCCTCCTGGCATTGTTGCTGGTGGTAGAGGCCTTTAAGGCGCTTAAATCGGAATAG
- a CDS encoding GNAT family N-acetyltransferase: MKISTFRTDELSSETRGGILELCSLAFGSPFDELFDFVGPSGVHVMLNDDSGDLSSHCVVTERTFWIGEHGPMRAGYIDAVATRPTKQGLGYGRAVMAESCLVCKSMGMDIMGLSTFIPEWYGSMGWKEWNGKLGLRNGSDIRQTSDLDGVVMVYGLAESYILDFSQHLIASWRPNGGW, encoded by the coding sequence ATGAAGATATCGACTTTTAGGACCGACGAATTATCCTCCGAAACTCGTGGAGGCATTTTAGAGCTGTGCTCCCTCGCCTTTGGAAGCCCTTTTGACGAGTTATTCGACTTTGTGGGACCTTCCGGAGTTCACGTGATGTTGAACGACGACTCGGGGGATCTTTCATCACATTGTGTGGTTACGGAGAGGACGTTCTGGATTGGAGAGCATGGTCCTATGAGGGCGGGATATATAGATGCCGTTGCGACCCGTCCGACTAAGCAGGGACTGGGATATGGTCGTGCCGTTATGGCCGAATCTTGCCTCGTCTGTAAGTCTATGGGAATGGATATTATGGGTCTGTCCACCTTTATTCCCGAATGGTACGGTTCTATGGGATGGAAAGAGTGGAATGGGAAACTTGGGCTCAGAAACGGTAGCGATATAAGACAGACCTCTGATTTAGATGGGGTAGTTATGGTATACGGACTCGCTGAGTCGTACATATTGGATTTCTCTCAGCATTTGATAGCCTCGTGGCGTCCTAACGGTGGATGGTAG